A region from the Vicia villosa cultivar HV-30 ecotype Madison, WI linkage group LG3, Vvil1.0, whole genome shotgun sequence genome encodes:
- the LOC131660094 gene encoding uncharacterized protein LOC131660094, with protein MDRRKKVSEITTAFKPSAVEAPPPISPSEAFTVNLTCGLTLALTFSISNSVYSTDLVTDPSLTLFLISIIELPIVILLFSRYRQNRKQCSYLRAVGRGILGVPVGVLLNSLGAIALGAPVTFQCLPKTLAWSLMMSLFTTVPASCVLGSSWADWKRIFAHTKPNGSIECLICFQAHGAVIGGWFGAWPMPLDWERPWQEWPISVSYGTLAGYLVASVASLGFVLAHRNRLQHVKNE; from the exons ATGGATCGCCGGAAAAAAGTCAGCGAGATAACAACGGCGTTCAAACCCTCGGCGGTGGAAGCACCgccgccaatctcaccttcagaaGCCTTTACAGTAAACTTGACATGCGGACTGACTTTAGCTCTAACCTTCTCGATATCCAACAGTGTCTACTCCACCGATCTCGTTACCGATCCTTCTCTCACTCTTTTCCTCATTTCG ATTATAGAGCTTCCGATCGTGATCCTTCTCTTCAGTCGCTATCGACAGAATCGCAAACAATGCTCG TATCTACGGGCCGTTGGGAGAGGTATTCTAGGAGTGCCAGTAG GAGTATTACTAAATTCATTAGGAGCTATTGCTTTGGGGGCGCCTGTTACCTTTCA GTGCCTGCCCAAGACTCTAGCTTGGTCTCTTATGATGTCATTGTTCACA ACAGTTCCAGCATCATGTGTACTTGGTTCATCATGGGCCGACTGGAAACGCATATTTGCGCATACAAA GCCGAATGGATCTATTGAGTGCCTGATTTGTTTTCAAGCCCATGGAGCAGTTATTGGGGGATGGTTTGGGGCCTGGCCAATGCCACTTGACTGGGAGAGGCCCTGGCAG GAATGGCCTATTTCTGTAAGCTATGGAACATTGGCTGGTTACCTAGTGGCATCGGTTGCATCATTAGGCTTTGTTCTTGCTCATCGCAATAGGTTGCAACATGTCAAAAATGAATGA